Proteins from a genomic interval of Staphylococcus debuckii:
- the wecB gene encoding non-hydrolyzing UDP-N-acetylglucosamine 2-epimerase, with the protein MKEIMTIFGTRPEAIKMAPLVKELEKSNFLNPIVVVTAQHREMLDGVLETFKIKPDFDLDIMKKNQTLSEITANVLVKLDEIIKIKKPDMILVHGDTSTTFAGSLVAFYNQIPIGHVEAGLRTWNKYSPFPEELNRQMVSVMSDINFAPTKTAANNLLEENKNEDTIAITGNTAIDAMKYTIKKDYSSNIVDKHKDKRILLLTAHRRENLGSSMHNIFKGVKRIVEEYEDVVVVYPMHKNPKVREIAKKYLANHERIELIEPLGVTDFHNFANQAYLILTDSGGVQEEAPSLGKPVLVLRDTTERPEGVEAGTLKVIGTSTDSIYNHTKNLLDDTELYQNMSKASNPYGDGNAAKRICDNIEYYFEIRSEKPKSFLDGF; encoded by the coding sequence ATGAAAGAAATTATGACTATTTTTGGGACTAGACCAGAAGCAATTAAAATGGCTCCCTTAGTGAAAGAACTTGAAAAAAGTAATTTTCTTAACCCTATAGTAGTTGTGACTGCACAACATAGAGAAATGTTAGATGGTGTACTGGAAACATTTAAAATCAAGCCTGATTTTGATTTAGATATAATGAAGAAAAATCAAACACTTTCAGAAATAACAGCAAATGTATTAGTGAAACTTGATGAAATAATTAAGATTAAAAAACCGGATATGATTTTAGTGCATGGTGACACTTCAACTACTTTTGCTGGAAGCTTAGTAGCTTTTTATAACCAAATTCCTATAGGACATGTAGAAGCTGGCTTGAGAACTTGGAATAAATATTCTCCATTTCCTGAAGAATTGAATAGACAAATGGTTAGTGTGATGTCAGATATTAATTTTGCGCCTACTAAAACAGCAGCTAATAATCTTTTAGAAGAAAACAAAAATGAAGATACTATTGCTATTACTGGCAATACTGCAATTGACGCTATGAAATATACAATAAAAAAAGATTATTCTTCTAATATTGTTGATAAACATAAAGATAAGCGCATATTATTATTGACCGCACATCGAAGAGAGAACCTTGGATCTTCAATGCATAATATATTTAAAGGGGTTAAAAGAATAGTTGAAGAATATGAAGATGTAGTAGTAGTTTACCCTATGCACAAGAACCCTAAAGTTAGAGAAATAGCAAAAAAATATTTGGCAAATCATGAGAGAATTGAGTTAATCGAACCTTTAGGAGTAACAGATTTTCATAACTTTGCTAATCAAGCGTATTTAATATTAACTGATTCAGGTGGTGTGCAAGAAGAAGCACCATCATTGGGAAAGCCGGTTTTAGTTTTAAGGGATACAACAGAAAGACCTGAAGGTGTCGAAGCGGGAACTTTAAAGGTAATTGGAACATCAACAGATTCTATTTATAATCACACAAAAAATTTGTTAGATGATACAGAACTTTATCAAAATATGAGTAAAGCCTCAAACCCCTATGGAGATGGCAATGCAGCAAAAAGAATTTGTGATAATATTGAGTATTATTTTGAAATAAGATCTGAAAAACCAAAGTCATTTCTTGATGGATTTTAG